The following coding sequences are from one Pseudonocardia sp. EC080619-01 window:
- the mraZ gene encoding division/cell wall cluster transcriptional repressor MraZ → MFLGTYSPKLDDKGRLTLPAKFRDELRGGCMITKGQDHCLYVFTRDAFTEMARKVAAAPLTNESARVFQRNLFSGTDEQNPDGQGRIAITSELRRYAGLSKDCVVIGAFTRAEIWDAQAWQEYQERHEDEFAKAQDEVLPGLF, encoded by the coding sequence GTGTTCCTCGGCACCTATTCCCCGAAGCTGGACGACAAGGGGCGGCTCACGCTGCCGGCCAAATTCCGCGACGAGTTGCGAGGCGGTTGCATGATCACGAAAGGGCAGGACCACTGCCTCTACGTGTTCACCCGTGACGCCTTCACCGAGATGGCGCGCAAGGTCGCCGCGGCCCCGCTGACGAACGAGTCGGCGCGGGTGTTCCAGCGCAACCTCTTCTCGGGCACCGACGAGCAGAACCCCGACGGCCAGGGCCGGATCGCGATCACGTCCGAGCTCCGCCGGTACGCCGGACTGTCCAAGGACTGCGTGGTGATCGGCGCGTTCACGCGTGCCGAGATCTGGGACGCGCAGGCCTGGCAGGAGTACCAGGAGCGACACGAGGACGAGTTCGCCAAGGCCCAGGACGAGGTTCTGCCCGGGCTGTTCTGA
- a CDS encoding MoxR family ATPase, translating into MSSSAPSAPSVPSPPSGVSGRHPDSTGATPGYAAEPMDAGAVAEVAGRIAAAVQRVIVGKPDAVRLALVAMLSEGHLLVEDVPGVGKTSLAKALARSVDGAVSRVQFTPDLLPGDITGTSVYNRQTAEFEFRAGPVFANLVIADEINRASPKTQSALLECMAEHQVTVDGGTYPLGDPFMVVATQNPVEMDGTYPLPEAQRDRFTIRISVGYPDPAAELAMLDEHGAAEPLDRMRPVTDLRTIRSMIAATRALHTAAEVRRYCVEIVGATRRLSEVRLGASPRATLHLLRAARAWAVTAGRGYVIPDDVQAVAVPVLAHRLLLGPEGVAARRSTADLVRGAVGRVAVPSPPRG; encoded by the coding sequence TTGTCGTCGAGCGCACCCTCTGCGCCGTCCGTGCCGTCCCCGCCGTCCGGTGTGTCCGGGCGTCATCCGGACTCGACCGGCGCGACCCCCGGGTACGCCGCCGAACCGATGGACGCGGGGGCCGTCGCCGAGGTCGCGGGCCGGATCGCCGCCGCGGTCCAGAGGGTGATCGTCGGCAAGCCGGACGCGGTCCGTCTCGCGCTGGTCGCCATGCTGTCCGAGGGGCACCTCCTGGTGGAGGACGTCCCGGGCGTCGGCAAGACCTCGCTCGCCAAGGCGCTCGCCCGCTCGGTCGACGGCGCCGTGAGCCGGGTGCAGTTCACCCCGGACCTGCTGCCCGGTGACATCACCGGCACCTCGGTCTACAACCGGCAGACCGCCGAGTTCGAGTTCCGCGCCGGACCGGTGTTCGCCAACCTCGTGATCGCCGACGAGATCAACCGGGCGTCGCCGAAGACGCAGTCCGCGCTCCTGGAGTGCATGGCCGAGCACCAGGTGACCGTCGACGGCGGCACCTATCCCCTCGGGGACCCGTTCATGGTCGTCGCGACCCAGAACCCGGTCGAGATGGACGGCACCTACCCGCTGCCGGAGGCGCAGCGGGACCGTTTCACGATCCGGATCTCGGTCGGCTACCCGGACCCGGCGGCCGAGCTGGCGATGCTCGACGAGCACGGCGCCGCCGAGCCGCTGGACCGCATGCGCCCCGTCACCGACCTGCGCACGATCCGCTCGATGATCGCCGCGACCCGGGCCCTGCACACGGCCGCCGAGGTGCGCCGGTACTGCGTCGAGATCGTCGGCGCGACCCGCCGGCTCAGCGAGGTCCGGCTCGGCGCCTCCCCGCGCGCGACGCTGCACCTGCTCCGTGCCGCGCGGGCGTGGGCGGTCACCGCCGGGCGCGGCTACGTGATCCCGGACGACGTCCAGGCCGTCGCGGTCCCCGTCCTGGCGCACCGCCTGCTCCTCGGGCCGGAGGGTGTCGCCGCCCGCCGTTCGACCGCCGATCTCGTGCGCGGCGCCGTCGGCCGGGTCGCGGTGCCGTCCCCGCCGCGGGGCTGA
- a CDS encoding DUF58 domain-containing protein: MTAPDPRRDGPPARPATGGAGPTDTGRSSAPSAPTAAPRTERRAGLTVRGRCLLAGGLAMVVSAVVLDERDLVRVGAFVVLLPLLALVVALRSRRTLQVERSLEPVRIEAGASGTALLRIAGGALLGSLRIADHVPDAAGPSDRYPPRFTVHRLGRRGARVGYPLRPAVRGAYRIGPLRGRGTDPLGLAEFRHDLLAADRWLVLPRVTPLTGRPPLASTAVGRGAEGGSRPGTGNPDVLIRPYRQGDEMRRVHWRSSARRDELMVRLDDRPDPSGVTLLLDRRDAAHRGHGAASSLEWAVEFTASVAVHLVRRGEAVTLVDESGDPLDDGGPVPTGEEDQVPQRLESLAVLRPSATAALGGTGEPAAGTVTSDGVLAVLGSTGPRDVTALTAAWPRGGHAILLDVDGWGSGTGTGRAATAAGALRQAGWQATVVPAGVTVQRAWADACGEPAAPAGALR, encoded by the coding sequence GTGACCGCACCGGACCCCCGTCGGGACGGCCCACCGGCCCGGCCCGCCACGGGTGGCGCCGGACCCACCGACACCGGGCGGTCCTCCGCCCCGTCCGCACCCACCGCGGCCCCGCGCACGGAGCGGCGGGCCGGCCTGACCGTCCGCGGCCGTTGTCTGCTGGCGGGTGGCCTCGCGATGGTCGTGTCCGCCGTCGTCCTCGACGAGCGGGATCTCGTCCGGGTCGGGGCGTTCGTCGTGCTGCTCCCGCTGCTGGCGCTGGTGGTCGCGCTCCGGTCGCGCCGCACGCTGCAGGTGGAGCGGTCACTGGAACCGGTCCGGATCGAGGCCGGTGCCTCGGGCACGGCGCTGCTGCGCATCGCGGGCGGCGCGCTGCTCGGCTCGCTCCGCATCGCCGACCACGTGCCCGACGCGGCCGGGCCGTCCGACCGCTACCCGCCCCGGTTCACCGTCCACCGTCTCGGCCGCCGGGGAGCCCGGGTCGGCTACCCGCTCCGTCCGGCGGTCCGTGGCGCCTACCGGATCGGCCCGCTGCGCGGGCGCGGCACCGACCCGCTCGGCCTGGCCGAGTTCCGGCACGACCTGCTCGCCGCCGACCGCTGGCTGGTACTCCCCCGGGTCACGCCGCTGACCGGGCGTCCGCCGCTCGCCTCGACCGCGGTCGGCCGGGGCGCCGAGGGCGGCAGCCGTCCCGGCACCGGCAACCCGGACGTCCTCATCCGCCCGTACCGCCAGGGCGACGAGATGCGTCGCGTGCACTGGCGCTCCAGCGCGCGACGCGACGAGCTGATGGTCCGGCTCGACGACCGTCCCGACCCCTCCGGGGTGACGCTGCTGCTCGACCGGCGGGACGCCGCGCACCGCGGTCACGGCGCCGCGTCCAGCCTGGAGTGGGCGGTGGAGTTCACCGCCAGCGTCGCGGTGCACCTGGTGCGTCGCGGTGAGGCCGTCACCCTGGTCGACGAGTCCGGCGACCCCCTCGACGACGGCGGGCCGGTCCCGACCGGTGAGGAGGACCAGGTGCCCCAGCGGCTCGAGTCCCTCGCGGTGCTGCGCCCGTCCGCGACGGCCGCGCTCGGTGGGACCGGTGAGCCCGCGGCGGGCACCGTGACCTCGGACGGCGTGCTCGCCGTCCTCGGCTCCACCGGTCCCCGGGACGTGACGGCGCTGACGGCCGCCTGGCCGCGGGGCGGGCACGCGATCCTGCTCGACGTCGACGGGTGGGGTTCCGGCACCGGTACCGGTCGCGCGGCGACCGCGGCCGGGGCGCTGCGTCAGGCCGGCTGGCAGGCGACCGTCGTGCCCGCGGGGGTCACCGTGCAGCGGGCCTGGGCCGACGCGTGCGGCGAACCCGCTGCGCCGGCGGGAGCCCTCCGGTGA
- a CDS encoding DUF3488 and transglutaminase-like domain-containing protein has translation MSALATAPPTAATPASGGPPGPLGWTALLAPLASGLAVLLAGSATGAVVQGAAWVWHALVAVAVVVVTGAVLVRVRPWLAAPGQLVALALLATGWFTGSGVAVVLPGPDALAELGALLGGAGQQIDTGVPPVAATPEILLLVTLGFGTLAIAVFGLAVTVAAPAAAGVPLLVVFAVPTALQSDLLPWWSLVAAGAGFVLLLLRPERLRQAPGGIAVVAVAVVGALLVGTAATAVGTAGRFDATGGAGGGADGSIGLNPFTSLRGQLTRSEPRELFRVQGLQRASYLRALTLQTYVPQEGWTAERPAPGVPLSGQLPPSTSGPAAEQTVQVDNLGFRDYWLPVFGDPTAVEVASDSWAYDAAGGIAYSERPREEDGWSQAMRLPEPSAEQLRGAGGPVTVDRSYLDTTGVDPRVAQIAQDVTAGEATPFDRAMAIENHFTGPGSPFTYSLSTAPGGGGDALVDFLTRGRTGYCEQYASAMAVMLRAVDVPARVAVGFTAGDDGPDGRTITTEDAHAWVEAWFPGYGWMTFDPTPLADGRTIDPGYVQQAREQDGGTPAQEQPPAPEPTAAPPPPAGGDEATPEPPPPAEDGQEPGPVAGTWWLPVLVGALALAGLVLLALFPGFWRRRQYARRAGIARAGGPGAATAAWDEVLAASRDHGVPVPPGDTVRAAADRITERHGLTDRAAEALQQLVRSVEASWYGAMPPEPDVLDGLVDEVRTAIATGAPSLRARILPASVVPESVRRTRNGDMGDDDGGTGVDDTSPVAGTSPGDEPADAPRR, from the coding sequence GTGAGCGCGCTGGCGACAGCACCGCCGACGGCGGCCACCCCGGCGTCGGGTGGTCCGCCCGGCCCCCTGGGCTGGACCGCGCTGCTCGCGCCGCTCGCCTCCGGTCTCGCCGTCCTGCTGGCCGGTTCGGCGACCGGCGCGGTCGTGCAGGGCGCCGCCTGGGTGTGGCACGCGCTGGTCGCGGTGGCGGTCGTCGTCGTGACCGGGGCGGTGCTGGTGCGGGTCCGGCCGTGGCTCGCCGCGCCGGGCCAGCTGGTCGCCCTCGCGCTGCTGGCCACCGGCTGGTTCACCGGCAGTGGCGTGGCCGTCGTCCTGCCGGGACCGGACGCGCTCGCCGAGCTCGGCGCACTGCTCGGCGGCGCCGGGCAGCAGATCGACACGGGCGTCCCGCCGGTCGCCGCGACGCCGGAGATCCTGCTGCTGGTCACGCTCGGCTTCGGCACGCTCGCCATCGCCGTGTTCGGGCTCGCCGTGACCGTCGCGGCGCCCGCCGCGGCCGGGGTGCCGCTGCTCGTGGTGTTCGCGGTGCCGACGGCGTTGCAGTCCGACCTGCTGCCGTGGTGGTCGCTGGTGGCGGCCGGGGCCGGGTTCGTGCTGCTCCTGCTGCGCCCGGAGCGGCTGCGGCAGGCACCGGGCGGGATCGCGGTCGTCGCGGTCGCCGTCGTCGGCGCGCTCCTGGTCGGCACCGCCGCGACCGCCGTCGGCACCGCGGGCCGGTTCGACGCGACCGGCGGCGCCGGTGGCGGCGCGGACGGCTCGATCGGGTTGAACCCCTTCACCTCGCTGCGCGGCCAGCTGACCCGCAGCGAGCCGCGGGAGCTGTTCCGCGTGCAGGGCCTGCAGCGGGCGAGCTACCTGCGCGCCCTGACGTTGCAGACCTACGTGCCCCAGGAGGGCTGGACGGCGGAGCGGCCCGCACCGGGTGTCCCGCTGAGCGGGCAGCTGCCGCCGTCGACGTCGGGGCCCGCTGCCGAGCAGACCGTGCAGGTGGACAACCTCGGTTTCCGCGACTACTGGCTGCCGGTGTTCGGCGACCCGACGGCGGTCGAGGTCGCCTCGGACAGCTGGGCATACGACGCGGCCGGCGGCATCGCCTACAGCGAACGCCCCCGCGAGGAGGACGGCTGGTCGCAGGCCATGCGTCTGCCCGAGCCGTCCGCGGAGCAGCTGCGCGGAGCGGGCGGGCCGGTCACCGTGGACCGTTCGTACCTGGACACCACCGGCGTCGACCCGCGGGTGGCGCAGATCGCGCAGGACGTCACCGCCGGCGAGGCCACCCCGTTCGACCGGGCGATGGCGATCGAGAACCACTTCACCGGCCCCGGCTCGCCCTTCACCTACAGCCTGTCGACGGCGCCCGGCGGCGGCGGGGACGCGCTCGTCGACTTCCTCACCCGCGGCCGGACCGGCTACTGCGAGCAGTACGCGTCCGCCATGGCCGTGATGCTGCGGGCCGTCGACGTCCCGGCCCGGGTCGCGGTCGGGTTCACCGCGGGCGACGACGGCCCGGACGGCCGCACGATCACCACCGAGGACGCGCACGCCTGGGTCGAGGCGTGGTTCCCCGGCTACGGCTGGATGACGTTCGACCCGACCCCGCTCGCCGACGGCCGCACCATCGACCCCGGTTACGTCCAGCAGGCCCGCGAGCAGGACGGCGGCACCCCCGCCCAGGAGCAGCCGCCGGCCCCGGAGCCGACCGCCGCTCCCCCGCCCCCGGCGGGCGGGGACGAGGCCACGCCGGAACCGCCGCCCCCGGCCGAGGACGGCCAGGAACCCGGTCCGGTTGCCGGGACCTGGTGGCTCCCGGTGCTCGTGGGCGCCCTGGCCCTCGCCGGGCTGGTGCTGCTGGCGTTGTTCCCGGGGTTCTGGCGCCGCCGTCAGTACGCGCGCCGGGCCGGCATCGCGCGCGCCGGGGGCCCGGGCGCCGCGACCGCCGCCTGGGACGAGGTGCTCGCCGCGTCCCGCGACCACGGCGTGCCGGTCCCGCCCGGCGACACGGTGCGGGCCGCAGCGGACCGGATCACCGAGCGGCACGGCCTGACCGACCGGGCGGCGGAGGCGCTGCAGCAGCTCGTCCGCAGCGTGGAGGCCAGCTGGTACGGGGCGATGCCCCCGGAGCCGGACGTCCTCGACGGCCTGGTCGACGAGGTGCGGACGGCGATCGCCACCGGTGCCCCGTCCCTGCGGGCGCGGATACTGCCGGCGTCGGTGGTGCCGGAGTCCGTGCGGCGCACCCGGAACGGCGACATGGGCGACGACGACGGTGGGACCGGCGTGGACGACACCTCCCCCGTCGCCGGTACCTCGCCCGGCGACGAGCCCGCGGACGCGCCTCGACGCTGA
- a CDS encoding DUF3040 domain-containing protein yields the protein MPLSEHEQRLLEQIERALYQEDPKFASSVSGSRMSKPARRRRIQGAVLFVVGLVLLVAGIPFQVLYLGDIPVLSVVGFLAMLGGALLAVTSIGARGGNDAEAAEGDATPPKDKPGGENGGFTDRMEERFRRRFEQE from the coding sequence ATGCCGCTCTCCGAGCACGAGCAGCGCCTGCTCGAACAGATCGAACGGGCCCTCTACCAGGAGGACCCGAAATTCGCCTCGTCGGTGAGTGGCAGCCGGATGAGCAAGCCGGCTCGTCGGCGCCGGATCCAGGGGGCCGTCCTCTTCGTCGTGGGTCTCGTCCTGCTCGTGGCCGGGATCCCGTTCCAGGTGCTGTACCTGGGCGACATCCCGGTGCTCAGCGTCGTCGGGTTCCTGGCGATGCTCGGCGGAGCCCTCCTCGCGGTGACCTCGATCGGCGCGCGCGGCGGTAACGACGCCGAAGCGGCCGAGGGCGACGCGACCCCGCCGAAGGACAAGCCCGGTGGGGAGAACGGTGGCTTCACCGACCGGATGGAGGAGCGCTTCCGGCGCCGCTTCGAACAGGAGTGA
- a CDS encoding bifunctional 2-polyprenyl-6-hydroxyphenol methylase/3-demethylubiquinol 3-O-methyltransferase UbiG, whose amino-acid sequence MGSPTREQAGAARGAAVTRVLDREIERVRRGTGSAPRVLDVGGGSGTWAVPLAVTGCAVTVVDTSPNALATLARRADEAGVTDRITPVHGDVDTLADVAPADGADLVLGHGLLEVVDEPGRVLTALASAAAPGGAVSVLTVGRYGAFVGRITTGRLAEARAVLTDPDGRSGPDDRLLRRFDAGQLRELASATGRLEVEALQGDGTLEAWLPGPGPDGEPAGRDERDELDALASAVPALGEVAPRLHLLARRF is encoded by the coding sequence GTGGGATCGCCGACACGTGAGCAGGCCGGAGCAGCGCGCGGTGCGGCCGTGACCCGCGTGCTGGACAGGGAGATCGAGCGGGTCCGCCGCGGGACCGGCAGCGCCCCGCGGGTGCTGGACGTCGGTGGTGGCAGCGGGACCTGGGCGGTCCCCCTGGCCGTCACCGGATGCGCGGTGACGGTCGTCGACACCAGCCCGAACGCCCTGGCCACCCTGGCCCGCCGCGCGGACGAGGCCGGCGTCACCGACCGGATCACCCCGGTGCACGGCGACGTGGACACCCTCGCCGACGTGGCCCCCGCCGACGGCGCCGACCTCGTGCTCGGCCACGGCCTGCTCGAGGTCGTCGACGAGCCGGGCCGCGTCCTGACGGCGCTGGCGTCCGCGGCCGCGCCCGGCGGTGCGGTCTCGGTGCTGACCGTCGGCCGCTACGGGGCCTTCGTCGGCCGGATCACCACCGGGCGGCTGGCCGAGGCCCGTGCGGTCCTCACCGACCCGGACGGCCGCAGCGGCCCGGACGACCGCCTGCTGCGCCGGTTCGACGCCGGGCAGCTGCGCGAGCTCGCGTCCGCCACCGGCCGGCTGGAGGTCGAGGCGCTCCAGGGGGACGGCACCCTCGAGGCGTGGCTCCCCGGTCCCGGCCCGGACGGTGAACCGGCCGGACGGGACGAGCGGGACGAACTGGACGCTCTGGCGTCGGCGGTGCCGGCACTGGGTGAGGTCGCTCCGCGGTTGCATCTGCTCGCCCGGCGGTTCTGA
- a CDS encoding ParA family protein, whose product MQVVATLSLKGGVGKTTVALGLAGAAQRHGVSTLVVDLDPQANATTALDPEPTTATVADVLDEPRRAVVERAIAPSAWGEGLDVLVGAEQTERHNHPDPGAAQLHRLDRALQRLAGDLLSDDGEGLVEERYRLVIVDCPPSLGQLTRSALSASDRAILVTDPTMFSVSGVQRAFDAVQTERERSNDRLQPLGVLVNRVRPRNTEHEFRISELRELFGPLVFNSVLPDRSAVQQAQGACLPIQAWDTPGAREISAVFSSLLGRVLRSASRDRPAASA is encoded by the coding sequence GTGCAGGTCGTCGCCACGCTCAGTCTCAAGGGCGGCGTCGGGAAGACCACGGTCGCACTCGGTCTCGCCGGCGCGGCCCAGCGGCACGGTGTGTCCACCCTCGTGGTCGATCTCGACCCGCAGGCCAACGCCACCACCGCCCTGGACCCGGAGCCGACCACCGCGACGGTCGCCGACGTCCTCGACGAGCCGCGCCGCGCGGTCGTCGAGCGTGCGATCGCGCCGTCGGCGTGGGGCGAGGGTCTCGACGTCCTGGTCGGCGCCGAGCAGACCGAGCGGCACAACCATCCCGATCCCGGTGCGGCACAGCTGCACCGGCTGGACCGTGCGCTGCAGCGGCTGGCCGGGGACCTGCTGTCCGACGACGGCGAGGGACTGGTCGAGGAGCGCTACCGGCTGGTGATCGTGGACTGCCCGCCGTCGCTGGGACAGCTCACGCGCAGCGCGCTGTCCGCCTCCGACCGGGCCATCCTGGTGACCGACCCGACGATGTTCTCGGTGTCCGGCGTCCAGCGGGCCTTCGACGCGGTGCAGACCGAGCGGGAACGCTCCAACGACCGGCTCCAGCCGCTGGGCGTCCTGGTGAACCGGGTACGGCCCCGCAACACCGAGCACGAGTTCCGGATCTCCGAGCTGCGCGAGCTGTTCGGCCCCCTGGTGTTCAACAGCGTCCTTCCCGACCGCTCGGCGGTGCAACAGGCGCAGGGCGCCTGCCTGCCGATCCAGGCCTGGGACACCCCCGGGGCCCGCGAGATCTCCGCGGTGTTCAGCTCCCTGCTGGGACGGGTGCTGCGCAGCGCCTCCCGGGACCGCCCGGCCGCCTCGGCCTGA
- a CDS encoding SAV_6107 family HEPN domain-containing protein, giving the protein MRRYPAAYLAALRAGAAVLAMRARPRPRRGAPRDVWGLLAEVAPELGEWASFFASCSRTRTAAEAGIDRLVDRRAADDLLRQAEQFVARVQLLLPR; this is encoded by the coding sequence GTGCGCCGCTATCCCGCCGCCTACCTGGCGGCGCTCCGGGCGGGCGCCGCGGTGCTGGCGATGCGGGCCCGTCCGCGGCCGCGCCGCGGCGCCCCGCGGGACGTCTGGGGGCTGCTCGCGGAGGTCGCACCGGAGCTGGGGGAGTGGGCGTCGTTCTTCGCGTCCTGCTCGCGGACCCGGACCGCGGCCGAGGCGGGCATCGACCGTCTGGTGGACCGCCGCGCCGCCGACGACCTGCTGCGGCAGGCCGAACAGTTCGTCGCCCGGGTGCAGCTGCTGCTGCCCCGGTGA
- a CDS encoding N-acetyltransferase: MTAAPARPRLVGLSRGDFADRLAEAIDVYVTAMGYPRSTARQRRSLWLEHSYRPGWHAVGWLDERNRLTGIGYGYRGGPGQWWFEEVRRGLRSRRGDPDAVGPEWLTDYFELTELHVHPQAQGGGIGEQLLHALARDAGRARMLLSTPEYGRDAPGRAWRLYRRAGFRDVLREHLFTGDPRPFAVLGRELPLLSPGPGRDHPTHPA; encoded by the coding sequence GTGACCGCGGCACCGGCCCGCCCCCGTCTGGTCGGGCTCTCCCGCGGTGACTTCGCCGACCGGCTGGCCGAGGCGATCGACGTCTACGTGACCGCCATGGGGTACCCGCGTTCCACGGCCCGGCAGCGCCGGTCGCTGTGGCTGGAGCACTCCTACCGGCCCGGCTGGCACGCCGTCGGCTGGCTGGACGAGCGGAACCGCCTGACCGGCATCGGCTACGGCTACCGGGGCGGCCCCGGGCAGTGGTGGTTCGAGGAGGTCCGGCGCGGGCTGCGGTCCCGCCGCGGGGACCCGGACGCCGTCGGCCCCGAGTGGCTGACCGACTACTTCGAGCTCACCGAGCTCCACGTGCACCCGCAGGCCCAGGGCGGCGGGATCGGCGAGCAGCTGCTGCACGCGCTCGCCCGCGACGCCGGCCGCGCCCGGATGCTGCTCTCCACCCCCGAGTACGGCCGGGACGCACCCGGGCGGGCCTGGCGGCTGTACCGGCGCGCGGGCTTCCGCGACGTCCTGCGCGAGCACCTGTTCACCGGCGACCCGCGGCCGTTCGCGGTCCTCGGCCGGGAGCTCCCGCTGCTGTCACCCGGCCCCGGGAGAGATCACCCGACACACCCGGCGTGA
- a CDS encoding DUF3153 domain-containing protein, which translates to MPFPTTAAVPRRRTRGRSKAAVLLVVLALITLTGCTRVQVAMAVQPDDTVDGTVVVATPDGAPDGDGPTMTVPPELEGRVDVSAYDQDGYVGSQASFTDLTFAEVSELNALGGNAGGRANVEMRRVGERIAVQGRADLTTMPVDRSDVRLAMSFPGEVVESDGDADGSTVTWNFAPGEVSQLNASVVSTDPNAPSVLGWSLLLAGLVVVAAGAAVLLARRDRNPAIRR; encoded by the coding sequence ATGCCGTTCCCCACCACCGCCGCCGTCCCGCGCCGCCGTACCCGGGGCCGGTCGAAGGCCGCGGTGCTGCTCGTGGTGCTCGCCCTGATCACGCTGACGGGCTGCACCCGGGTCCAGGTCGCGATGGCGGTCCAGCCCGACGACACGGTCGACGGCACCGTCGTGGTCGCGACCCCGGACGGCGCTCCCGACGGCGACGGCCCGACGATGACGGTGCCGCCGGAGCTCGAGGGCCGGGTCGACGTGTCGGCCTACGACCAGGACGGCTACGTCGGCTCGCAGGCGTCGTTCACCGACCTCACCTTCGCCGAGGTCTCCGAGCTCAACGCGCTCGGCGGCAACGCGGGCGGCCGGGCGAACGTGGAGATGCGCCGGGTCGGCGAACGGATCGCGGTGCAGGGCCGCGCCGACCTGACGACGATGCCGGTGGACCGTTCCGACGTGCGGCTCGCGATGAGCTTCCCCGGCGAGGTTGTCGAGAGCGACGGCGATGCCGACGGCAGCACCGTCACCTGGAACTTCGCCCCGGGCGAGGTCTCCCAGCTCAACGCCTCGGTCGTCTCGACCGACCCGAACGCGCCGTCGGTACTGGGCTGGTCGCTGCTGCTGGCCGGGCTGGTCGTGGTCGCCGCCGGGGCGGCCGTCCTGCTCGCCCGGCGCGACCGGAACCCTGCGATCCGCCGCTAG
- the metF gene encoding methylenetetrahydrofolate reductase [NAD(P)H]: MVTSVTTTSASTVTERISVDRPFFAVEFFPPKDDQGEADLWRAIRRLEVLDPAYVSVTYGAGGSSRDRTVRTVERIASDTTLCSMAHLTAVSHSTEELRHVIGSLAAAGVRNIMALRGDPPGDPLGEWVKHPEGLEYADELVSLIKRSGPFCVGVAAFPYGHPRSADVESDTEKLVGKFRAGAEFAVTQLFLEPDGFLRLRDRVAAAGFDQPIIPGIMPLTSEKTFHKGPELSGSPLPEALVERLSKYSGDAKAFREAGMEVTGELCERLIAEGVSGIHFYSLNRSTATTELVERLGLAAQPAGADRAESEAVLPV; the protein is encoded by the coding sequence ATGGTCACCTCCGTGACGACGACCTCTGCATCCACGGTGACCGAACGGATCAGTGTCGACCGCCCCTTCTTCGCGGTGGAGTTCTTCCCGCCGAAGGACGATCAGGGCGAGGCGGACCTCTGGCGGGCGATCCGCCGGCTGGAGGTGCTCGACCCGGCGTACGTGTCGGTGACCTACGGCGCGGGCGGCTCCAGCCGCGACCGCACCGTGCGCACGGTCGAGCGGATCGCCAGCGACACCACCCTGTGCTCGATGGCGCACCTCACGGCCGTGTCGCACTCGACCGAGGAGCTACGGCACGTGATCGGCTCGCTGGCCGCGGCCGGCGTCCGCAACATCATGGCGCTGCGCGGCGACCCGCCCGGGGACCCGCTGGGCGAGTGGGTCAAGCACCCCGAGGGCCTCGAGTACGCCGACGAGCTGGTCTCGCTGATCAAGCGGTCCGGGCCGTTCTGCGTCGGCGTGGCGGCGTTCCCGTACGGCCACCCCCGCTCGGCGGACGTCGAGTCCGACACCGAGAAGCTGGTCGGCAAGTTCCGGGCCGGTGCCGAGTTCGCGGTGACCCAGCTGTTCCTGGAGCCCGACGGCTTCCTGCGGCTGCGCGACCGGGTCGCCGCGGCCGGGTTCGACCAGCCGATCATCCCCGGGATCATGCCGCTGACCTCCGAGAAGACCTTCCACAAGGGGCCGGAGCTGTCCGGCTCGCCGCTGCCGGAGGCGCTCGTGGAGCGCCTCTCGAAGTACTCCGGCGACGCGAAGGCGTTCCGGGAGGCGGGCATGGAGGTGACCGGCGAGCTCTGCGAGCGGCTGATCGCCGAGGGGGTCTCCGGGATCCACTTCTACTCGCTGAACCGGTCGACGGCGACGACCGAGCTCGTCGAGCGGCTCGGCCTGGCCGCGCAGCCCGCCGGCGCCGACCGCGCCGAGAGCGAGGCCGTGCTGCCCGTCTGA